A single genomic interval of Malania oleifera isolate guangnan ecotype guangnan chromosome 11, ASM2987363v1, whole genome shotgun sequence harbors:
- the LOC131168256 gene encoding pentatricopeptide repeat-containing protein At5g06540-like, giving the protein MPPLNPHFKNRPSASFTLRCPPINLPRPPPPRPPRLSLIADKCTSMRQLKQIHAQMIVTDRISDNFAASRLLSFCALSESGDVSYALRLFHNTQGPNSFMWNTLIRAQAGGPNPCEAVFLYVKMRRMGVVPGKHTFPFLLKACSNIPSLESCKQVHTHVLKFGLELDLHVVNGLLRGYSVSSELGDAVQVFDEVPQRNLSIWTTMVSGYAQNFCSNEALMVFDQMVEQGFEPNGATLASVLSACARSGCLELGERVHAFMEAKGIEVGVILGTALVHMYARNGAISMAKKVFDSMRERNIATWNAMICGLAAHGHAEALHLFQMLEREQVAPNDITFVGVLSACCHQGLVDAGRKVFYSMRQVYGLEPKIEHYGCMVDILGRAGRLEEAEKLIKGMAWKADVVILGALLSACKNHGNIEIAERVVKEILVLEPYNHGVYVVLSNMYAEARQWEDVQRLRKVMKEENLWKTPGWSLVDDDS; this is encoded by the coding sequence ATGCCCCCACTGAACCCACACTTCAAAAACCGCCCATCTGCCTCATTCACTCTGCGCTGCCCACCCATAAATCTGCCCCGGCCGCCACCGCCTAGGCCTCCTCGCCTCTCTCTTATCGCTGACAAATGCACGTCCATGCGCCAGCTCAAGCAAATCCACGCCCAAATGATCGTCACCGACCGCATTTCTGACAACTTCGCCGCAAGCAGACTGCTTTCCTTCTGCGCTCTCTCGGAGTCCGGCGATGTCAGCTACGCTTTGAGGCTCTTTCACAACACCCAAGGCCCCAACTCGTTCATGTGGAACACCCTCATTAGAGCTCAAGCTGGTGGTCCGAATCCTTGCGAGGCTGTGTTTCTCTATGTGAAAATGAGGAGGATGGGGGTCGTGCCCGGTAAGCACACCTTCCCTTTTCTTCTCAAGGCTTGTTCTAATATTCCATCGCTTGAGTCTTGCAAACAAGTCCATACCCATGTTTTGAAATTTGGGTTAGAATTGGATTTGCACGTCGTTAATGGGCTGCTGCGGGGTTACTCGGTTTCAAGCGAGTTGGGTGATGCCGTCCAAGTGTTTGATGAAGTGCCGCAGAGAAATTTGAGTATTTGGACAACGATGGTAAGCGGGTATGCTCAGAATTTTTGTTCGAATGAGGCGTTGATGGTATTTGATCAAATGGTGGAGCAAGGGTTCGAGCCCAATGGGGCAACTCTGGCTTCCGTGTTGTCTGCATGTGCTCGGTCGGGGTGTTTGGAGCTGGGAGAACGAGTTCATGCGTTCATGGAAGCAAAAGGGATAGAAGTGGGAGTGATTCTTGGGACTGCATTGGTACATATGTATGCTAGGAATGGGGCAATTTCTATGGCTAAGAAAGTATTTGACAGTATGCGGGAAAGAAATATTGCAACTTGGAACGCGATGATTTGTGGGTTGGCAGCTCATGGGCATGCAGAAGCACTTCATCTCTTTCAGATGTTAGAGAGAGAGCAGGTTGCACCAAATGATATAACATTTGTGGGGGTTTTGTCCGCTTGCTGCCACCAGGGTTTGGTTGATGCTGGTCGCAAGGTTTTTTATTCAATGAGACAGGTTTATGGCCTGGAACCCAAGATAGAGCATTATGGTTGCATGGTTGATATTCTTGGTCGAGCTGGGAGGCTTGAAGAAGCTGAGAAGCTGATTAAAGGAATGGCATGGAAAGCTGATGTTGTGATATTGGGAGCTCTGTTGTCAGCTTGTAAGAACCACGGCAACATTGAGATTGCTGAAAGAGTGGTGAAAGAAATTCTGGTTTTAGAACCTTATAATCATGGGGTTTATGTGGTTTTATCTAATATGTATGCAGAGGCCAGACAATGGGAGGATGTTCAGAGGCTGAGGAAGGTGATGAAAGAAGAAAATCTGTGGAAGACGCCTGGGTGGAGCCTTGTGGATGATGATAGTTAA
- the LOC131168257 gene encoding protein DUF642 L-GALACTONO-1,4-LACTONE-RESPONSIVE GENE 2 yields the protein MQKMVRLLPLLFMAITASADLLQNSDFESPPSNLTRNSSTAPLVLLNQNTTAIPGWSFEGEVWYVTAGPNISLPEGSRHAIQLGQDGKINQTFTANGGLMDYILTFTLAQGGQKCLANATGVIVSAPDSISNFSLKQGYGKEAWESYGHYLGSWGDETEAIDLVFQSKTSESDSNSTCWPTIDTLLLKTVQTIHQDSANLLVNGGFETGPDFLGNSSKGILLETEPIPPQSALQQWSVMGTVKYIDSKHYFVPEGKAAVEIVSGVSSGVQTAAVLMEGLNYNLAFTLGDANDSCLGDFLVGAQAGSAIQNFTVKSSGTGSAKKFSMDFKAESSSTLISFISYTSSQTKDGVFCGPVVDDVVLTASSRSHGQKLEPHCCFLVHLFLLGTLMLLMNERLDLAHVLS from the exons ATGCAGAAAATGGTTCGACTGCTCCCATTACTCTTCATGGCTATAACAGCATCTGCAG ATCTTCTGCAGAACTCAGATTTCGAATCCCCACCATCAAACTTGACAAGAAACTCATCCACTGCCCCGCTTGTGCTGCTGAATCAGAACACCACGGCCATTCCAGGGTGGTCTTTCGAAGGCGAAGTTTGGTATGTAACAGCTGGTCCAAACATCTCATTGCCGGAGGGGAGCAGACATGCCATACAACTGGGTCAAGACGGGAAGATCAACCAGACTTTCACTGCAAATGGTGGCCTCATGGATTACATTCTCACCTTCACTCTTGCTCAGGGTGGTCAGAAGTGTTTAGCCAATGCCACTGGGGTGATAGTTTCTGCTCCAGACAGTATATCAAATTTCTCTTTGAAGCAAGGGTATGGGAAGGAAGCATGGGAAAGCTATGGTCACTACTTGGGCAGCTGGGGTGATGAAACAGAAGCCATTGACCTTGTGTTCCAAAGCAAAACATCAGAATCCGATTCGAATTCAACTTGCTGGCCAACCATCGACACTCTCCTTCTCAAGACGGTCCAAACAATCCATCAAGACAGTG CTAATCTGTTGGTGAACGGTGGATTTGAAACCGGTCCGGATTTCCTTGGGAATTCAAGCAAGGGAATTCTACTGGAAACAGAACCAATTCCCCCCCAATCTGCATTACAACAGTGGTCAGTGATGGGCACTGTCAAATACATAGACTCCAAGCACTACTTTGTACCGGAAGGGAAGGCCGCTGTGGAGATCGTCTCGGGAGTTTCTTCTGGAGTGCAGACAGCAGCCGTGCTCATGGAAGGGTTGAATTATAACTTGGCGTTCACACTGGGAGATGCAAATGACTCATGTTTGGGAGATTTCCTGGTGGGAGCTCAAGCAGGGTCAGCAATTCAGAATTTCACTGTGAAGAGCAGCGGTACCGGGTCAGCAAAGAAGTTTTCCATGGATTTCAAGGCGGAATCAAGTTCAACTCTGATCAGTTTTATCAGCTACACCAGTAGCCAAACCAAAGATGGGGTGTTCTGTGGACCTGTGGTTGATGATGTGGTTTTGACAGCTTCTTCACGGAGTCATGGGCAGAAACTAGAACCACATTGTTGCTTTCTGGTTCATCTGTTTCTCTTGGGAACCCTTATGCTACTGATGAATGAAAGACTTGATTTAGCACATGTTCTGAGCTAA